A segment of the Candidatus Hydrogenedentota bacterium genome:
AAGACCTTCCTCGGCGCAGGGCAAATGGCATGGCTGAAAGAAGGGCTGACCCGGAGCACGGCGCCGTTCAAGGTGCTGGTTTCGGGCAGCGGGTGGAGCAACGCAAAGGGAACCGGCGGGGACTCGTGGGCGAGCTGCCTGCACGAACGGGACGCCCTGTTTGATTTCATCCGTGACCAGTCCGTGGCGGGGGTGCTGCTCATTTCCGGCGACACCCACACGGGCGAGTTCAACGCCATACCCTGGTCTGAAAAGGGCGGCTATGACTACTACGACCTGGTCAGCTCCCCCCTGGCCCAACAGGCCAGCACGGGTTGGCGGAACCGGTTCCCTGAACTGCGGGTTCGCACCCCCTATGAGGGCGTGAACGCGGGCCTCATGGAATTTGACCTGGCCGTCTCCCCGCCGACCGTGTCCCTGAACCTGGTGGATGTGGACGGGAATCCCGTCTGGACGCCGGTCACCCTTACAGCGGACGACTTGCGCAACGGAACCGCCAGCGCCCGGTCAAAAACGCCGCTTCCATAATCCGGCACAACCTGGATGGTTTGAGGCGGCGCGGGGCGCGTACATGGCTGGCCCGCGCTTCCCGGCTGTATCACTCGTCCGCATCTTTCCCGCATCCGCGCCCACAGGCTCCGTGTTTTCCACGGAAAGAGAAAATGAAACACGTCTCTTTCCACGGATGCGTTCCGTTGGATTCCCAGTTACCATTTCTGAGAATAGGTGAATTGTGCCCGCCATTTTAAGCCCATAAGGAATCATCCAGTGAACAGGCGGCAGTTTTTGTGCATGGCCGGCGCGGGTGTGGCGGGGGTGTCATTGGCCCCCCGCGCCGCCGCGAACGGCGAATCTCCCGACCCTGAGGGTTTCGGTGTGCTGGTGGACACCACCGAGTGCATCGGATGCCGGAAATGCGAGTGGTCCTGCGCCCAGGCCAACAAGCTGAGCGACAAGCCCCTGGAAGCCTTCGAGGACACCTCCGTCTTTGAGTCGCCCCGCCGCATGACCGCGGGCGCCTACACGGTGGTAAACCGCCACGCCGACCCGGAAAACCCGGAAAAGCCCACCTTTGTGAAGGCGCAGTGCATGCATTGCCTGCGCCCGGCCTGCGCCTCCGCCTGCCTGGTGGGCGCGCTGCGCCGCCAGGACAACGGCGCGGTCTCCTATGATCCCTGGAAATGCATGGGGTGCCGGTACTGCATGGTGGCCTGCCCGTTCCAGGTGCCCGCCTATGAGTACAACAACGCCCTTACCCCCGTGGTAAGCAAATGCTCCTTCTGCTTTGAGCGCGTGCGGGACGGCGGCGGACCGCCCGCCTGCGTGGACATGTGCCCGCCCATGTGCCTCACCTTCGCAAAACGCGGTGAACTGCTGGAACTGGCCCGCGGTAAAATCGCCACCAATCCTGGACGCTACCTAAACCACATCTACGGCGAGCACGAGCTCGGCGGCACGTCCTGGATGTACCTGACCAGCCGCCCGGTCACCGAACTGGGCCTGCTGGAATTCGGGGAAAAGCCGATACCGGAGTACACCGAGCCCCTCCAGCACGGCATATTCAAATATGGTCTGCCCCCCATGCTGCTCTTCGGCCTGCTGGCTACGGCGATGAAGACCTTTGATTCGAAGGAGGAGGAGGAGTGAGCGGAAAAGCCCGTCCCGTCCCCGTGCGCCACGGCCTGCTGACCCCCGGCGTGGCGCTCCTTTCAGCCGTGGCCCTGGCCGGACTTGCCGCAGGCCTGTACCGGTTTATTTTCGGACTGGGCGCCGCCACCAACCTGAGCAACCAGTACCCGTGGGGCATCTGGATCGGGGTGGATGTCGCGTCCGGCGTGGCGCTGGCGGCGGGCGGCTTCACCTCCGCGGCGGTGGCGCACATCTTCCACCGCCACAAATACGAGGCGCTGATGCGTCCCGCCCTGCTGACGGCCATGCTCGGCTACACCTTTGCGGTGATCGGCCTCATGGCCGACCTGGGCCGCTATTACAACATCTGGCACCCCGTGTGGCCGGGGATGTGGCAGGGAAACTCGGTGCTCTTCGAGGTGGCCATGTGCGTCATGGTGTACCTGAACGTGCTCTACATCGAGTTCATGCCGATGGTCTGCGAGCGGTTCATCGGGCGCGTCGGGCTGCCGGGGCCGCTGTCCCGCCTGAACACCCCCGTGGAGTCCCTCCTCCGGCTGGCGCAGGGCGTTCTCAGCCGGCATCTGGCCGTGTTCATCATCATGGGCGTGGTCCTTTCCTGCATGCACCAGTCGTCCCTCGGCTCCCTGCTGCTCATCGCGCCCTACAAGGTGAACCCGCTCTGGTACACCCCGGCGCTTCCCCTGCTGTTCCTGCTCTCCGCCGTGGCGGCGGGATTCTCCATCGTGATATTCGAGTCGCTGCTGGTGTCCTGGACCCTGAACCGCAAACCGGAAATGCGTCTGCTGACCCCCTACAGCCGTTTCGCGCTGTTCTTTCTGGGTGTTTACGGCGTGGTCCGGTTTTCGGATTTCTTCATCCGGGAGGCCCACACGCACCTTCCCGGCTCGGGCTTTGCCGGGAAGGTCTTTCTCGCTGAAATCGGCCTGGGCATCGCGCTTCCCTTCCTCATGCTGCTTTCCGAAAGGGTGCGCCGCTCGCCCCGGCTGCTGCTGGCGGCCGTGGGCTGCGTTGTGGGGGGGGTGCTCATGAACCGCGTGGACATCTTTCTGGTGGCGTTCCGCCCGCCCTACGCGGAGTCGGCCTACCTCCCCAGCCTGTCTGAAATCCTGGTGACCACCGGCCTGGTGGCCGCCCTGATCCTCGCTTACCGTGTTTGCATCACCGTTTTCCCCGTGCTGCACGACGGGGAGGCCGAAACCGCGGAGGTGAGCGGGCCGGCGCCCGCCCCCCCATTAGGACGAACGGAACCCCATGAGGCCTGATTATTTGCCGGTTGTTTTTCTGTCGGTGGTCCTCGCGGCGCTGGGCGCGTTTGCCCAGGACACGCCGCCGCAACGGCCCGACATGGGCGGTGACTGCTCCGTTTGCC
Coding sequences within it:
- a CDS encoding 4Fe-4S dicluster domain-containing protein; protein product: MAGAGVAGVSLAPRAAANGESPDPEGFGVLVDTTECIGCRKCEWSCAQANKLSDKPLEAFEDTSVFESPRRMTAGAYTVVNRHADPENPEKPTFVKAQCMHCLRPACASACLVGALRRQDNGAVSYDPWKCMGCRYCMVACPFQVPAYEYNNALTPVVSKCSFCFERVRDGGGPPACVDMCPPMCLTFAKRGELLELARGKIATNPGRYLNHIYGEHELGGTSWMYLTSRPVTELGLLEFGEKPIPEYTEPLQHGIFKYGLPPMLLFGLLATAMKTFDSKEEEE
- the hybB gene encoding Ni/Fe-hydrogenase cytochrome b subunit, encoding MSGKARPVPVRHGLLTPGVALLSAVALAGLAAGLYRFIFGLGAATNLSNQYPWGIWIGVDVASGVALAAGGFTSAAVAHIFHRHKYEALMRPALLTAMLGYTFAVIGLMADLGRYYNIWHPVWPGMWQGNSVLFEVAMCVMVYLNVLYIEFMPMVCERFIGRVGLPGPLSRLNTPVESLLRLAQGVLSRHLAVFIIMGVVLSCMHQSSLGSLLLIAPYKVNPLWYTPALPLLFLLSAVAAGFSIVIFESLLVSWTLNRKPEMRLLTPYSRFALFFLGVYGVVRFSDFFIREAHTHLPGSGFAGKVFLAEIGLGIALPFLMLLSERVRRSPRLLLAAVGCVVGGVLMNRVDIFLVAFRPPYAESAYLPSLSEILVTTGLVAALILAYRVCITVFPVLHDGEAETAEVSGPAPAPPLGRTEPHEA